A single region of the Candidatus Polarisedimenticolia bacterium genome encodes:
- a CDS encoding HK97 family phage prohead protease, which translates to MPKRNHEIEKRTFPASLQLRGTAREPVLEGHIAVFNQLSEDFGGWREKIAPGAFSETIKRDDIRALWNHEDGLVLGRLSAGTLNLSEDATGLAFRNTPPNTTWVKDRLVSVRRGDVTGASFGFFTEDDRWDQQADGTKLRTLLKVTLVEVSPGVTFPAYPQTDVAQRSMREWFGSGARAGVDPNGLRERQLRLHEMSLGLPKGSSQSPNLARIIRLKEMERQLEADLKRAGQEIAERARRLRRENL; encoded by the coding sequence ATGCCCAAGAGGAATCACGAGATCGAAAAACGAACCTTCCCCGCCTCGCTGCAGCTGCGCGGCACGGCACGCGAGCCCGTCCTCGAGGGGCATATCGCCGTCTTCAACCAGCTCTCGGAGGACTTCGGGGGTTGGCGGGAGAAGATCGCCCCAGGCGCCTTCTCGGAGACGATCAAGCGCGACGACATCCGGGCTCTCTGGAATCACGAGGACGGCCTGGTCCTCGGGCGCCTCTCGGCCGGCACTTTGAACCTCTCCGAGGACGCGACAGGACTAGCTTTCAGGAACACTCCCCCGAATACCACCTGGGTGAAGGATCGGCTCGTGAGCGTTCGCCGCGGCGACGTGACCGGGGCGAGCTTTGGATTCTTCACCGAGGATGACCGCTGGGATCAGCAGGCCGACGGGACCAAGCTGCGGACACTTCTGAAGGTCACGCTGGTCGAAGTTTCCCCCGGCGTCACGTTCCCGGCGTACCCCCAGACGGACGTCGCACAGCGTTCGATGCGGGAGTGGTTCGGCTCTGGAGCGCGCGCCGGCGTCGACCCGAATGGCCTCCGGGAACGCCAGCTCCGGCTGCACGAGATGTCCTTAGGATTGCCCAAGGGCTCGTCGCAGTCTCCGAACCTGGCACGGATCATCCGGCTCAAGGAAATGGAGCGGCAGCTCGAGGCGGACTTGAAGAGGGCCGGCCAGGAGATCGCCGAACGGGCGCGCCGGCTGCGCCGTGAGAACCTCTGA
- a CDS encoding S1C family serine protease, producing MSIREGRSRPMRRQPGLDRFRITPLFLSVVFLAMLQVEGAAATQRTWLGVTVCKRLVIRKIFPGSPAEAAGLKAEDRIIAVAGEGNVVDIRDELRDLEPGDPVIIRFQRSGAAQEVVAIVGPARDEEVSRGTTVHLPALSHVAVPPGDPLANPECKEKCAAMVPTCADILLEGQGGKRTIGRWKGRLVLFEEDLRGNTFSDEKECKEAVEHSCVRL from the coding sequence ATGAGCATTCGCGAGGGAAGGAGCAGGCCCATGCGGCGCCAGCCCGGCCTCGACCGATTCCGGATCACGCCACTTTTTCTGTCGGTTGTTTTCCTGGCTATGCTGCAGGTGGAAGGAGCGGCTGCCACCCAACGGACTTGGCTCGGAGTGACCGTGTGTAAGCGCCTGGTCATCCGGAAAATCTTCCCCGGGAGCCCTGCCGAAGCCGCGGGACTCAAAGCTGAAGACCGCATAATCGCCGTCGCGGGCGAGGGGAACGTCGTCGACATTCGAGACGAGCTCCGCGATCTCGAACCGGGCGATCCGGTCATCATTCGGTTCCAGCGGAGCGGTGCAGCTCAGGAAGTCGTCGCTATTGTCGGGCCAGCCAGAGATGAGGAAGTGTCGCGCGGCACGACGGTTCATCTTCCAGCGCTCTCACACGTTGCGGTGCCGCCCGGCGACCCATTGGCGAATCCGGAGTGCAAGGAGAAGTGCGCCGCCATGGTTCCGACTTGCGCGGACATCCTTCTGGAGGGTCAGGGTGGGAAGCGGACGATCGGGCGCTGGAAGGGACGGCTGGTACTTTTTGAGGAGGATCTCCGCGGGAACACGTTCAGCGACGAGAAGGAATGCAAGGAAGCAGTGGAACACTCGTGCGTGAGGTTATGA
- a CDS encoding DUF5677 domain-containing protein, translating into MDDKEWHEFVTERGLNYEAIEYVRRLNRRLMKASIALEEALHAEPMSSTVNGRIIVSLYRKAVKTFRAIELLKEQDLIEESWILLRALLETHVNLIYFLQNDAKEMSRRFVDWMSLDLVRRARDAEYFRGIPLPEKVEKEEFERTEAEIRSRYTVAEFDSIKKKGFTGLSFEKRSEAVGFNADTYAYYRVSSRNLHTLDPVDYPALWRDIPEDGRMTELLLRSRLLELETNQNMLLGKLSLILNGSVFKNGSIGAELREIETAFMAGPPRGSEEK; encoded by the coding sequence ATGGACGATAAAGAATGGCATGAGTTTGTGACGGAAAGGGGGTTGAACTACGAAGCCATCGAATATGTCCGTCGACTAAACAGACGCCTGATGAAGGCCAGCATTGCGCTCGAGGAAGCTCTGCACGCCGAACCTATGAGTTCGACAGTCAATGGGAGAATCATTGTTTCGCTCTACCGAAAGGCGGTCAAGACGTTCAGGGCCATTGAACTCCTGAAGGAGCAAGATCTAATCGAGGAAAGCTGGATCCTCTTGAGAGCGCTGCTAGAGACGCATGTGAATCTAATCTACTTTCTCCAGAATGATGCGAAAGAGATGTCACGTCGTTTCGTGGACTGGATGTCCTTGGACCTCGTAAGGCGAGCACGAGACGCCGAATACTTCCGCGGCATTCCTCTTCCAGAAAAAGTTGAGAAGGAAGAATTTGAGCGAACCGAGGCCGAAATCCGCTCTCGCTACACAGTCGCGGAATTCGACTCAATCAAGAAAAAGGGCTTTACTGGACTTTCTTTCGAGAAGCGGTCAGAAGCTGTTGGATTTAATGCGGATACCTATGCCTACTATAGGGTCTCATCGCGCAATCTTCACACTCTTGATCCAGTTGATTATCCAGCCTTATGGCGCGACATCCCAGAGGATGGCAGGATGACAGAACTACTCCTACGATCAAGGCTCCTCGAGCTTGAGACCAATCAAAACATGTTATTGGGCAAGCTCTCGCTTATTCTAAATGGAAGCGTTTTCAAGAACGGTTCGATCGGTGCCGAGCTCCGGGAAATCGAAACAGCCTTCATGGCCGGCCCCCCAAGGGGCAGCGAAGAAAAGTGA